Proteins co-encoded in one Pirellulales bacterium genomic window:
- a CDS encoding DUF1559 domain-containing protein has protein sequence MRILKASSAPGRASGAVGRAVRPAFTLVELLVVITIIGILMSLLLPAVQSARESARRTQCSNNLSQIGKAALEHVAQYGFFPTGGWGYGWAGDPDRGFSIQQPGGFFYNILPFLEQKNLWQQGAGLSSSAKPGVLAQTVATPLTVFNCPTRRSLQLLPYTDVGYVNVTTPPNAAKSDYAGNSGDQFSGFYGPSSLAQGDSEPASYWPSGGLIMSGVTYDRSEVQMSHITDGASQTICAGEKYLNPGSYFNGDDPADNDGWDLGYDWDVNRFGCTPPMEDTSGYVDALAYGSAHPSGFGAVFCDGSVHVLNYAINPTIFANLTNRSDGTAIDPTQFY, from the coding sequence ATGCGCATTCTAAAGGCCTCCTCGGCACCCGGTCGCGCAAGCGGCGCGGTCGGCCGCGCGGTGCGCCCCGCATTCACGCTCGTCGAATTGCTGGTCGTGATCACGATCATCGGCATCTTGATGTCGTTGCTCTTGCCGGCGGTGCAATCGGCTCGCGAATCGGCCCGCCGGACGCAATGCTCGAACAATCTATCGCAGATCGGCAAAGCGGCGCTCGAGCACGTGGCCCAATATGGCTTTTTTCCGACCGGGGGCTGGGGCTATGGTTGGGCGGGCGACCCCGATCGCGGCTTCAGTATTCAGCAGCCTGGCGGATTTTTCTACAACATCCTGCCGTTTCTCGAACAAAAGAACCTTTGGCAACAGGGGGCCGGATTGAGCTCGTCGGCGAAACCGGGCGTATTAGCGCAAACCGTGGCGACGCCGTTGACGGTCTTCAATTGCCCCACGCGCCGCAGCCTGCAACTCCTGCCCTACACGGATGTCGGCTACGTCAATGTCACGACGCCCCCCAACGCCGCCAAGAGCGACTATGCGGGCAACAGCGGCGATCAATTCTCCGGGTTCTACGGCCCCAGTTCTCTGGCACAAGGCGATTCCGAGCCCGCTTCGTATTGGCCCTCGGGCGGCCTGATCATGAGCGGCGTCACATACGATCGCAGCGAGGTGCAAATGTCGCACATCACCGACGGCGCAAGCCAAACGATCTGTGCCGGTGAAAAATATCTCAACCCCGGATCCTATTTCAACGGCGACGATCCGGCCGATAATGATGGCTGGGATCTCGGCTACGATTGGGATGTCAACCGCTTCGGCTGCACGCCTCCGATGGAAGATACCTCCGGCTACGTCGACGCCTTGGCCTACGGCAGCGCGCATCCGTCGGGATTTGGCGCCGTGTTCTGCGACGGTTCGGTTCACGTGCTGAACTATGCGATCAATCCCACCATTTTCGCGAACCTCACCAATCGCTCGGACGGCACCGCCATCGATCCGACGCAATTCTACTAG